In Sphingobacterium sp. R2, the genomic stretch TTCGCTGCAAATCCTGCACGCTCGCGCAGTTTATTGACATAAGTTGTTGCATCACCTGTTTGCCCTAGCTCAAATGCAGCTTCTGATGCATTGAGATAAATTTCACCAAGACGAAACCATGGCCACCAGTTAGCAGCGGACGTACCGCGTGTGCTGGCCGCCGGCGCATCACTGACAAATTTCCGAATATAGAAACCTGTATTACTTACATCCTGTGCATCATAAAGCGGACCGTCAAATCCAGTCCATAAACCTCCAGTTTCATAATTTTTTCCCAGTACAGGGGATGTCGTAAATTGGTAAGCGCCATTTTCCCAAACGGCCACGCCTGCTTGAATACTGACATCGCGGCTTTTGAAAGACGTTCCCGGATAAATCACTGTGCCATATAAACGGGCATCTTTATTTGCAAAAATATCACTGATATTTTGATAGGCAATATAAGCTCCTCCAGCAGTTTTATCGTGAAGTGTACCTTTGCTGCCATCTAAGTAATTAAAGCTTTCTACTAAGCTCAATGAAGGCGAAATTGTCGATGATGATTCATTATCTTCGGTCAAACTTCTAACAATATTGTCATAGGCAAAACGGTGAACTTTTAAGCTCACTGCAAAGTCTTTAGCAAAGATGACTTCTTTACCAGTTTTTTTATTGAGCATATCGTAAAAATTGGCCCCTTTGTCCGGATTGTCGTTATATAGTGCAAACGGACCACTCATAAGTTCCTTGGAAGCTTTCAGCGACTTGGTATAATACTCCGTAGCCATATTAGCCGGAATACCTATTTCTCCTCCGGCTGTCGTGATCGGTGAGGCCATCAGATTGTTGTATTTCGCAATCGATCCGGCATAGAGCATCGCACGGCTTTCCAGCGCCAGTAGTGTATACCTGTTAGCTCGAGTCCTGCTGTCTTTAAAAGCATCAAGATCATCCTTAATCTCTTCCAGTTCTTTATAAATGAAATCGTACACTTCATGTTCTTTGGCACGCGCCACCTGTAACGGCGTAGGGTCACCGCTAAAATCATAGATAAGTTGTGTAGTGACAATCGGAACTCCACCCATGCGTTTGACGAGTTCGAAGTAAACAAAGGCGCGGATAAAGCGTATTTCGGCTTTATACTGCTTGCGTTGTGCATCAGACAATTGTGTACTGAACTGATCGATATTTTCTAGGGAAAGATTCAGATCACGAATCAGTCCATAATCCCAATACCGACCATAGTCGTCGCCAAATTGGGAATCATTACGCCAGTTTTGATCGCGATGTCCCGACCACATCGCATCGTCCAACTCAGTCATTCCTCCCGTATTAAAGACACCATGCAAAGTCGGCATTCTGTCGTAATAATTGGCCACAAGTGAATTTAACAGCTTCGGATCATTCCAAAGCTGTGCATCTGTAATCAATGACTTTGAATCCCTATCGAACCAATCGTCATGCTTACAGCTATTCAACGAGCACAAAGTAAATAAAGCAATGCCTATATATGTAAGTTTAAATCGTAGTTTCATGTTAAAAAGTCATATTAAATCCAACCATAAATACCCTTTGCTGTGGATATACTACTGCTGCCCTCGCTTCGATCTCAGGATCAATCTGGTAGTCCTTGACATTGTCAAACGAAATCAAATTTGAAGCGTTGATATAGAACCGTATTTTTTCGGCCTTTACCTTTTGAATCCATGCCTTTGGCAGATTGTATCCAACCTCCAGGTTGCGGACACGCAGATAACGAACATTGGTCAACCAAAAATCACTATTTTCACTATTGGGACCCGAGTTGCCGTTACGAATCGCAGGATAGCGCCCTGGAATCCACTCGCTATTCGGATCATAAGGATCTTTGCGATGCCATCTGTCTTCCAGGAGGTAGGCTGGAGAGTTCCCCCCACCGTGGAAGGCATTACGTAATTCATAATCCTGAAACCAAGATTGCATCGCACCACCGGCCAGATCAATATTCAAGTTGATGCCTTTCCAGTCGAGGCCAATGTGCCCACCAAAACTCATCATCGGTGCCCACCCCGTCGGATACCCGATTGGACGTTGATCCATAGCATTGATAATACCATCACCGTTCACATCTTTATAAATTAAATCACCGGGGAGCTGTGTCCTATTGTTCTGACCATCATTATTGATCGGATGGTTGCGGATCTCTTCTTCTGATTGAAATCTTCCGACGACCTGATATCCCCACCATACTCCACCCCAGCGGTCTTCGATCGAGTTACGGTATTCATTCCACGAATTACTGAAACGGGGTTTATAGGTTTCTAGGTCACGATAACGTGAATAAGTCATGTTTCCACTGACAGTATAATTAAGCTCACCGATCTTATCGGTATAGGTAATGATACCCTCTGCGCCATAATAACCGTTCTTGCCGAGGTTTTCATTAGGAAGATCATAACCGATTTCAGCTGGTAATAGGACATCGTATCGTTTGCCAGGATAACCAGTACGGATAATTTTAAAGATATCTGCCGTCAATGTTAGCTTATTTTTCAGCAGCGTCGCATCTATACCCATGTTATAATTGGTGTTTTTAACCCAAGAGAGGTTACGAACTGGCAAACCTCTGGGCTGTACCCCGGGCACATAGGCTCCGTCTAAGACAGCACTTCCAGCCGCCCAATTATATCCGGCAAGGTAATCATGCATCCCCACCCCCTCTTCTAATCCTGTTTGTCCGATCGAACCACGGATTTTAAGGTCACTAACGACGGATTTTAAGGGTTTAAAGAATCCTTCATCCGAGATACGCCAACCTACCGATGCGCCTGGAAACAATCCCCAGCGTTTACCTTCATAATATTTAAAGGACCCATCATAACGGCCCAGGACTTCCAAAAGATACTTGCCCTTGTAGTTGTAGTTAATACGGCCAATATATCCAGCCCGAGCCTCGTAAGCCCATTCATCGGCCAAACTATTGAGCTCCGACAATCTTAACAACGGAATATAATTGTTTGAAGGATTTGCGCCCAATGCCTTATATGTCCGGTCCCAATCTGAACGCTCATAGCCCAGCATTCCTGCAAAAGTGTGATCGCCGATCTGCTTGTTGTAATCGATCTGGAACTGCGCAAAACGGGAAACAATCTCCCTCGTGGTATCGTAACGCCAGCCAGCATCACTTCCACCAGTACGCTTATAGGCATTATTTTCGTACCGATATACATCATAGGTATATTGGAAGCCTTCAAATTTATTGTTGGTATAATTGTAAGAAACAGTTCCTTTTGCCGACAAACCAAAATTTGTCTTATAGGCTGCAAAGAGATTTACATTTCCAGCAAGGTATTTATTGTCCTTATAACCGGCAATATCGCGGCTAAAGAGCGCCGGATTATAGGGAAAATCATTGGTATGATTGATATACTCCGGATTGTCATTTGCATAGGGGCCTACAGTCGGTCTATTTTTCATTATGGCCAGAATAGACGAAAAATATCCATCGCCCCCTGGTAAGCCTACATCCTGTGTTCCTTCATGTCGTCCTGAAATCTGCGTCCCTACTGTAAGTCCTTTGAGTACCTCAGCTTCCATATTGGCCTGGAAATTGGTCCGCTTATAATTGAAATCCTTGATCATTGCATCCTGATTGAGGTGGCCCAATGACAGGAAATAATTTGATTTTTCACTTCCACCGGTTACATTGGCATTGATGTATCGCTGTGGAATATTCTTACGGATCACCATGTCATAGTAATCATAGCCTTGGTAACCAGGCTCTGTCCCTGCCTGCCATTTTGCTAACTCCTCGGGTGTATAAATCGTCTTCGGGTCGCGGTTTTCATTCTGTGCGGCCTCAACCAATCCACGTGTGTATTGTTTCGCGTTTGCCATAGTGGGAAAACGTGTCAAATTTTGCCAGCCTTGGTAGCCGTTAATATTGATTTTTGCACTTTCTCCTTTTGCTCCTTTTTTGGTCGTAATCAATACAACACCTTTAGAAGCACGGAATCCATATACCGCTGCCGCGGCATCTTTCAAAATGGAAATACTCTCAATATCTTCGAGATTTAGCGAGTTAAAGATGTCTGCTCCGGAGCCATTCTGTGTACCAACCCAATCAGTACCTTCCTGACCTCCATAAGCAACCCCATCAATTACATATAAAGGCGAGCCCATATTTCGGATTTCGATCGCTGCACCACGACCGGGACGCGCGTCTTTGGCGCGCACTGAGATCCCCTGCACCTTTCCCGCCAGAGCCCCTGCAGTTGTTGTCGATGATGAACGTACAATATCCTCCGATTTAATGTTGCTTACCGCCCCCGTAATATTACGCTTGGACTGTTTACCATAGCCTACAACGACAACATCCTCCAATACATTTTCATCTGCCTCAAGCTGGATTTTTAAATTTGTTGTTCCATCCAATGGAACTCGACGAGTTTTATATCCAACAAATGACACTACGAGCGTTCCTTTGTTAGCATTCAGCTCAAATTTCCCCGATTTGTCTGTTGAGGTACCTTTCCCCCCCTCAAGAATGAGTACGCTGGCGCCAACGATAGGCTCGTTTGCTTTGTTGAAAACTTGTCCTGTAACCTTCTCCTGCGCATACAGCAATGTCGGCATCACGCTCAACATGGTGTAAAAAGAAGCAATCTTTAAGTTTTTCATAAATTTAAATACGAATTAAACAGTAAATAATACAATCTAGTCAGACAAGACAAAATGATGGTAAACTACAGTTTACTTTGGTTATTTCCTTTGCATCGTTGCCACCCTTATCTAGATTTATAATTGGATTTATAGTTCAAACTTAGCCGACTTTTCAGTACAACATCATATACAAATCCGTCAAAAAACATATAATTTTCGGTCAAAACCAACTTCGTAATCCACCTAATGCATATTTTCTATTTTGAAAAAGCTAATCTTGTTATAATATATATAAAAAATATCCTCTTGATTCTTCTTACAGAACCAAGAGGATGATTAACTTACTGAAACAAATAATTAATAGCCAGGATTTTGCTCCAATTGTCCATTTGACGATAATATCTCAGACCGTGGAATCGGTAGCCAATAGTGCTTTTCTTCAAATCGGCGTCCTGAAAGCGCTTCCTTGCGCGTATACGTAAAACCCTCACTATTTTTATCTATAGTAACGCCATAAGCGGGGATATTTTCTGTTACCATCGCAATCTTCCATCTTCTGACATCGTAAAAACGATGCTCTTCAAACGCTAACTCTACTCTGCGCTCGTAACGCACTTGCTTTCTAAATTCATCTTTTGACTGACCTATAGGAATTTCGGGCATATCGACAGATGGCCGTGTTCTAACCAAATTTAAAGCCTGTCTCGCTGTTAAGCTACCACCAGCAGGCAACACATCTGGACCATAAGCTTCATTTGCTGCTTCTGCAAAATTCAAAAGGACTTCCGCATAGCGGAAGTAATTCCAAGGTTGAAATCCCGCATTACCCCAAGGATTTTGAAGCGGATAAGCATCGTTCATAAATTTCCGCAGATAGTACCCTGTTTTAGAAGTATTCCAATTGTCAGTTCCTTGCGGACTATCTTGCCCTTTTGGTATAAATGTTTCCACGGCTCTACCCCTGTATAAAGCGCCATTGTATAAAATAGTCGCGTCAAAACGGGGGTCGCGGTTAACATAAGGATTTTTCGGATCGTAACCTGAAGCCGAGTTTACGCTGCCGTCCTCATTGAAAGGGGCTTTTCCATTTTTCATCTCATAGGCATCGACCAAGTTTTGGTATGGTGTATTTCCGCCCCATCCGCCATAGCCATTCGGTCCGTTGGCAATTTCGAGGTGCACGTGATTGGCATTTTTGGTGTAGTATCTTGCAAAAATAGTTTCTGGATTTCGATCTGTTAAAAACAACGATTGGTATCCGCCCGTGTATAGCTTGTACTTATTAAGGGCGATCACCTCCTGCGCTGCCTGGGCAGCGGCTGCCCAGGTTCCTACATTATACAATGGACTTGCAGCATACAAAAGTAATCTCGCTTTTAAAGCCATAGCTGCAGCCTTTGTGGCCCGCCCAGTGACCCAGGTTTTGTCGTTATTTTCAGCAGGCAGCTTTTCAATCGCTTCATTCAATTCCTTGATTACATAATCCATACCTTCTTGCATGGATTTTCTTTCAAAAAGACTTGCTTTGGTCAGATCATCCTTCAATCCATATACTGTATCTCCCACCAACACAACGCGTCCAAAATTTCGAATGAGATCATGGTACCTAAATGCTCTTATAAATTGGATCTCACCTTCCAATTGGCGCTTATGCAATGTACTCATCTGTATATTAGCCAAGACTTTTTTAGCGTAATTGCACTCACGGATACTTCGGTAGCTACGCCCCCAAAGCGATCCGGCAGCACCCAAATTTTCTGGAGACAATTGTCCTCGGGTAATAAGCCAGGTATTATCATCATTCGTATACATGGATTCGTCGGTCAGGGAAGACCACAGGGCATATTCAAATCCGCGACCGAAGCCCGGATTAGTACCATCTGCCTCATTGGATATTATTTTCTCACCAATATATCTATTGATGACAAAAGCTTCTAAAACGGCTGTATCTGTTTCAATCGCTTCTGTAGAAATACGATCAGTTGCTGTAACGTCCAACAAATTTTTGTTGCAAGCTGAAAAGATAGTCGTTCCCAAAGCCAAGGGCAGAAAATATTTACTTAAAGATTTCATCTGTTGTGTTCCTCCTTAGAATTTTAAATTTACACCTACATTAATAATTCGTTGCTGCGGATAAAATTGTCCGCTTCCGCTACTTCCCTCAGGATCATAATCCTTCACTTTTGTCCAAGTCAACAGATTGAATCCATTCGCGTAGAAGCGCAGTCCACCCAGTTTCCATCGAGAAAGAACCTCATGTGGCAGGGTATATCCTATTTCGACATTTTTTAAGCGTAGGAAGGAAGCATTATTCAACCAAAAGTTATTTCCATACAAGCCTCCGCTGACCGCCGAAGAAGCACGTTCGGGAACCATTGGATATGTGCCATTCGGGTTATTAAATGGATTAAATCGATTGTCGGCCCAACTGCTGTAGAAGTTCCCTACCGTACCAGATTCGGGAAGTACATGTTGGCTAACCCTGGCCTGTCCAGAAAATAATACTGCTGCATCAAAGTTTTTATAAGCCGCATTTAAGCTAAAACCATAGGTGATCTGTGGTATATTTCCATACTTTGTCCGCAGCATATCATCTGCGGTGATCTTACCGTCCTGATTATAATCCTCGAAAATTAAATCGCCTATTTGCGCACCGGGAGCTTGCGGAGATCCTTTAAGATCCGCCTCAGTTCTATTTAATCCAATCGCATTATAGAGCAGATAAGTTCCCAAAGGTCGTCCTGTCTGACGTTGGTAATCTAACGTTCCGCTTGCCTCGTCAATGAAGATAATTTTACTCTTAGCAAAGGTAAAATTACCCGACATTCCCCAGCTAAATTCTCCCGGTTTTTGATAAGACAAAGTTCCTTCAAATCCTTCGCTATTCACCTTGCCAATATTCTCCGAAGGGACTAATGGTTTGGAACTGCTCTCTTTATAGGGATTGACAATACCTGAAACTCCCGGAATCGATGCATTTCGTTCGGTCAGAATATCTGATCTCTTTTGTTTGAAATAGATGGCCTCTAGTGTGAAATTTTTAAGAAATTGTGCATTTAGTCCAACGTCAAGTTTCTTCGATACTTCCCAAGTGATATCAGGATTGGCTAATTTCGCTAATTTAACATTCGGCTCGATCTGGCTTTTCTCATCTAAAAGAGCGACTAGGCCATTTCCTACGAGTGTATAATTATCAAAATATTGGAATGCATCCACATTATCGTTTCCAAGGCTACCGTAGGAAGCTCTCAGTTTTAAGTCATCTAAGAATCCAATCTTGTCGGAAAACCAATCTTCTTTGCTGATTCGCCATCCAGCGGATACGGAAGGGAAGTAACCCCAACGCTTGTTTGAAGGAAAAATTGACGAACCATCAGCCCTGAGCTGTCCCTCAAACAAATACTTTTCGCTATAATTATACGCTATACGGCTAATAACACTTTGACGAGTGTAATTGTTGCTATATCCCGAGTTGAGATAATCTGTAGCAGCAGCTCCACCTTGGGATAATTCGGGCAATTGCGTAGACAGATAATTGAAACGCTGTGCGTCAAAATACTCCAAATGTCGTTTACTCTGCTCATATCCCACAAAGGCACTTATGGCGTGATCTCCGAATTTCCGTTCAAAATTCAACTTAATATTACTTGTAATCAACGACTCGTTCGTATGCGACTCAGTTAGTGTAGCTTTATTGTTGTTTCCGCCAACAATCGACTCCTCATAGCTATTTTTCTCTTGATTGTAATTATTTAAAACATACGGAACACTAAAATTCTTACTGAAATTAGTGGATTTATCTACTGAAAGAAAACCATCTACAGATAATCCTTCTACCCAAGGAAGTTGATAACTCGCTTTGAGGATACCGTTAAACACCTGCTTGGGATTGACCACGGTGCCACCTATATCTGTCACCATTAAAGCTGGATTAGAGCCTTCGATGCCCCGTGTAGGCAAGCCATTCGGATAATATGCACTAACTGTAGGGTAAGCACGGTAGATCGAACGGAAAATATCTCCAGCCGACGCAATCGGGAATTTGCGGTCTTCTTGTCTGCCCGAAAGCGATAGGCCAACCTTAAATCGATCGGTTATATTGGCCTCC encodes the following:
- a CDS encoding RagB/SusD family nutrient uptake outer membrane protein, encoding MKLRFKLTYIGIALFTLCSLNSCKHDDWFDRDSKSLITDAQLWNDPKLLNSLVANYYDRMPTLHGVFNTGGMTELDDAMWSGHRDQNWRNDSQFGDDYGRYWDYGLIRDLNLSLENIDQFSTQLSDAQRKQYKAEIRFIRAFVYFELVKRMGGVPIVTTQLIYDFSGDPTPLQVARAKEHEVYDFIYKELEEIKDDLDAFKDSRTRANRYTLLALESRAMLYAGSIAKYNNLMASPITTAGGEIGIPANMATEYYTKSLKASKELMSGPFALYNDNPDKGANFYDMLNKKTGKEVIFAKDFAVSLKVHRFAYDNIVRSLTEDNESSSTISPSLSLVESFNYLDGSKGTLHDKTAGGAYIAYQNISDIFANKDARLYGTVIYPGTSFKSRDVSIQAGVAVWENGAYQFTTSPVLGKNYETGGLWTGFDGPLYDAQDVSNTGFYIRKFVSDAPAASTRGTSAANWWPWFRLGEIYLNASEAAFELGQTGDATTYVNKLRERAGFAANSVSNLTMDIIRNERRVELAFEDHRYYDLKRWRMAHLVWDGSENDRNAVVYGLYAYRVVRPGHPDDGKYIYERVRPARFRKARFFRMANYYASISQDVINKNPKIVRNPFH
- a CDS encoding TonB-dependent receptor, giving the protein MKNLKIASFYTMLSVMPTLLYAQEKVTGQVFNKANEPIVGASVLILEGGKGTSTDKSGKFELNANKGTLVVSFVGYKTRRVPLDGTTNLKIQLEADENVLEDVVVVGYGKQSKRNITGAVSNIKSEDIVRSSSTTTAGALAGKVQGISVRAKDARPGRGAAIEIRNMGSPLYVIDGVAYGGQEGTDWVGTQNGSGADIFNSLNLEDIESISILKDAAAAVYGFRASKGVVLITTKKGAKGESAKININGYQGWQNLTRFPTMANAKQYTRGLVEAAQNENRDPKTIYTPEELAKWQAGTEPGYQGYDYYDMVIRKNIPQRYINANVTGGSEKSNYFLSLGHLNQDAMIKDFNYKRTNFQANMEAEVLKGLTVGTQISGRHEGTQDVGLPGGDGYFSSILAIMKNRPTVGPYANDNPEYINHTNDFPYNPALFSRDIAGYKDNKYLAGNVNLFAAYKTNFGLSAKGTVSYNYTNNKFEGFQYTYDVYRYENNAYKRTGGSDAGWRYDTTREIVSRFAQFQIDYNKQIGDHTFAGMLGYERSDWDRTYKALGANPSNNYIPLLRLSELNSLADEWAYEARAGYIGRINYNYKGKYLLEVLGRYDGSFKYYEGKRWGLFPGASVGWRISDEGFFKPLKSVVSDLKIRGSIGQTGLEEGVGMHDYLAGYNWAAGSAVLDGAYVPGVQPRGLPVRNLSWVKNTNYNMGIDATLLKNKLTLTADIFKIIRTGYPGKRYDVLLPAEIGYDLPNENLGKNGYYGAEGIITYTDKIGELNYTVSGNMTYSRYRDLETYKPRFSNSWNEYRNSIEDRWGGVWWGYQVVGRFQSEEEIRNHPINNDGQNNRTQLPGDLIYKDVNGDGIINAMDQRPIGYPTGWAPMMSFGGHIGLDWKGINLNIDLAGGAMQSWFQDYELRNAFHGGGNSPAYLLEDRWHRKDPYDPNSEWIPGRYPAIRNGNSGPNSENSDFWLTNVRYLRVRNLEVGYNLPKAWIQKVKAEKIRFYINASNLISFDNVKDYQIDPEIEARAAVVYPQQRVFMVGFNMTF
- a CDS encoding RagB/SusD family nutrient uptake outer membrane protein; its protein translation is MKSLSKYFLPLALGTTIFSACNKNLLDVTATDRISTEAIETDTAVLEAFVINRYIGEKIISNEADGTNPGFGRGFEYALWSSLTDESMYTNDDNTWLITRGQLSPENLGAAGSLWGRSYRSIRECNYAKKVLANIQMSTLHKRQLEGEIQFIRAFRYHDLIRNFGRVVLVGDTVYGLKDDLTKASLFERKSMQEGMDYVIKELNEAIEKLPAENNDKTWVTGRATKAAAMALKARLLLYAASPLYNVGTWAAAAQAAQEVIALNKYKLYTGGYQSLFLTDRNPETIFARYYTKNANHVHLEIANGPNGYGGWGGNTPYQNLVDAYEMKNGKAPFNEDGSVNSASGYDPKNPYVNRDPRFDATILYNGALYRGRAVETFIPKGQDSPQGTDNWNTSKTGYYLRKFMNDAYPLQNPWGNAGFQPWNYFRYAEVLLNFAEAANEAYGPDVLPAGGSLTARQALNLVRTRPSVDMPEIPIGQSKDEFRKQVRYERRVELAFEEHRFYDVRRWKIAMVTENIPAYGVTIDKNSEGFTYTRKEALSGRRFEEKHYWLPIPRSEILSSNGQLEQNPGY
- a CDS encoding SusC/RagA family TonB-linked outer membrane protein, with the translated sequence MNNLKIVSLYTLLSVAPTLVYAQQGKITGQVLNKSNEPILGASVIVEGAGKGTKTDMSGKFELNANKGILVVSFVGYKTLKIPLDGKSTLTIQLERDEHVLEDVVVVGYGTQRKATLTGSISEVKGKDLVKSPQPNLSNSLAGRFSGVVINNRSGEPGYDGSSITVRGQATTGSNDVLVVVDGVPGQIGGLERLDPNDIESISVLKDASAAIYGNRAANGVILVTTKRGKSGKPSITYSGNLGFSSPTRLPKMADAATYALLRNEIAYGNSSSGGMNQIYSDEQIQKFRDGSDPLLYPNTNWADVALKNTALQSQQNLSIAGGTEDVRYFMSLGSVYQDGIYKKGVTKYKQYNFRTNLEANITDRFKVGLSLSGRQEDRKFPIASAGDIFRSIYRAYPTVSAYYPNGLPTRGIEGSNPALMVTDIGGTVVNPKQVFNGILKASYQLPWVEGLSVDGFLSVDKSTNFSKNFSVPYVLNNYNQEKNSYEESIVGGNNNKATLTESHTNESLITSNIKLNFERKFGDHAISAFVGYEQSKRHLEYFDAQRFNYLSTQLPELSQGGAAATDYLNSGYSNNYTRQSVISRIAYNYSEKYLFEGQLRADGSSIFPSNKRWGYFPSVSAGWRISKEDWFSDKIGFLDDLKLRASYGSLGNDNVDAFQYFDNYTLVGNGLVALLDEKSQIEPNVKLAKLANPDITWEVSKKLDVGLNAQFLKNFTLEAIYFKQKRSDILTERNASIPGVSGIVNPYKESSSKPLVPSENIGKVNSEGFEGTLSYQKPGEFSWGMSGNFTFAKSKIIFIDEASGTLDYQRQTGRPLGTYLLYNAIGLNRTEADLKGSPQAPGAQIGDLIFEDYNQDGKITADDMLRTKYGNIPQITYGFSLNAAYKNFDAAVLFSGQARVSQHVLPESGTVGNFYSSWADNRFNPFNNPNGTYPMVPERASSAVSGGLYGNNFWLNNASFLRLKNVEIGYTLPHEVLSRWKLGGLRFYANGFNLLTWTKVKDYDPEGSSGSGQFYPQQRIINVGVNLKF